The nucleotide sequence TGAAATTACTATACAGATGATATCTTTATTGTACCCTGTTAAGGATATTGTAAAGAATGTTTTTGTGCTTTCAAAAGGTAAGTTTCCCCCAGAGTTCTTTATGAGAACCTTATACAATTACGAAAAGAGTGGAAAACTAAGGGAGTTTTACGAAAAGGTAAACAGTGGTATTATTCCTGAAGAATTAAACAATAACGACAAAACAGAAGAACAACAATGACACCGAAGGAATTTATAAAGCAGTACAAACCCTTTGCTCTTGAAACAGAGCGCAAAACAGGTATTTCTCATCTCTTTATTTTGGCGCAAGCTGCGTTAGAGAGCAGTTGGGGAAAGAATGTGCCAGGCAATATGTTTTTTGGGGTGAAAGCGGGAAAGGACACACCCGCTAACAAGAAGCAATTACTAACTACAACGGAGATATTAAGCGGCCCTAATTTAAAGCACTTGTTTCCGTTGGTTGTATCGGTGAAGATGTTACCGAGTGGTAAGTACAAGTACACAGTTAAAGATTGGTTTAGGAAGTACGACACGCCCGAAGAGTGCTTTACCGACCACGCACAATTCTTTTTCAAAAACAAACGATATGCTAAGGCGTTGTTAGTAAGAAGTGACCCGTACAAGTTCGCTGAGGAGGTGGCAAAGGCAGGGTATGCTACTGCTCCTAATTACGCAGATAGTTTAAAGAAGTTAATCAAAAAAATGGAAGAAAATGACAGCAGAATTTAAAGAATTAAAAAAGGAATTGGACAGCTTACTTGCAAAAGTAGAACAGTTGCCACGTACAAGAGAGTTATCACTTGTAATTACAAAATTAGAAGAGGGCACAATGTGGCTCGAAAAAGAAATCAGAAAACAAGAAAAGTAGTTATGAGTAGAATAGTAATGTTATTATTGGCGTTCATCACCTTGATAGGGTGCAGAACGCGCAAAGAGGTAACCAATACCGAGCAAAAGCAAGTCCAAAAAGAGCGTATTATAAAGTACAAGGATAGTACAGCACTTTTTCAGCAACACGAACAAACCTTGCAACTCGATACACACACCTCGCAAGAGTACGAGGTAACAGTAGAGAGCGATAAGGATAGCGTGGGTAACAGCAAGGAGCTTACATATACTCGCATTCGTGACGGCGACAATGAAACTATAAGGGTAAGAGGTGGAAAGGTGAAGATTACTACTAAAAGTAGCCTATCCAATAGCCAAACAGTGGCGAATACTACCCTTACAAGCACTATAAGCACAACTAATAATGAATTACGAAGTACAGAAAGTACGACGGCTTTTTCTCATAAAACAAAAGATGTGAAAGGAATTGTTAGCTGGTGGGTATGGCTATTGTTGGCACTACTGGCGGGTGTAATAGGTTGGAGAATGTGGAAGTGTTTTCATAAATAATTATTTTTAGTTGTTAAAAAAGAGCCTCGTGTAATTGCTAGGCTCTTTTTTGTTATTATTCTACATATTCTAATCAAGGCATTTACTGCAATGTTTCCTATCTACATATACTATTTCTTCTTTAAAATCGCTGTTAAGTTTTTTATAATAACAGCCTCCGCGCGGTCCTGTATAGAGTGTATATCCATTATATTTTCCGCAAATCCACTCTTGCTCAGATTGACTTTTCTTTTTCCACTCTTTATAAGCGCCATCATTATTATCTTTGGTACAAGTGAAGAATGCTACTGATATAGTAGCAATTGCTAATAGAGATATTTTTTTCATTAGTGTCTATTTTGATATATTAATATTCTAATTAATCTACTATCATCATTATTGCTATGATAATTTGTGTAATAAGGTATGTCCAACCAATAACTTTATATATAGTTCCTTTGGTTTTATAGTATTTCAAGTGTACATAATCGGCAGGGACATAGCCTGTTATTACGGTTCTCTTTTTATAGTGTGTTACCCTCACACCCGAATTAAATCGACGGTCAGCTTTTCCTACACCTATAGTTTCTGTGCCATATACCTCCATTTGTTGTTTTTTTGTGTACTCGACACCCCTTAACAAGGTGTAAAGAGAACCTAAAAAAGGCAACGTACAAAGAAGCAAGTAGGCAACAATTCTCAATATGAGATTGTCAGCAAAAGCCATTGATAGAAAACTATAAGAGGTGTTATCAGTATTTTGGGGTTCGCACGGTTGTGTGATTGTTTGTATAACAGATGGCGACTGTGCCACTCTTACAGGTGAGGAATGAGCGTCACCATATAGTTTATTGCTAATCACACGACCACCGTCACGCCCTACCTGATTGACAGATGAGCGGACAAAGCCCTTAAAGAGATTGTTTAAGAAACTCATAATATTTAAATTTAACTAACTAATTATTTTACTTGCAATTATCACCTTGAACAGACGAGTGATATATTGTTTTGGTATATCTTGGTCGGGATAGTTGTCTTTATCGGGATTTTCAGACACAAGACGAAAACATTTCTTGTTTCGAGACTCAGTAATGCGCTTGATGAGGCGATAGCCATTAGATGTTACGATAGCGTATATTTCGCCGAGAGGAAACCAAGATAAATCTACTTCTTTGACGGCTACTATATCACCGTGATTTATCATATTTTCCATTGAGCGACCGGTGGCGTTAATCCAAAAATCGCAATTATTAGCAGGAGGGTAGTTAATGTAATAATCGGGTTTGATGTTTTCAAACTCTACCACACCCATAAAACCGTTGGTAAAATCGACATTGTAATAAGGCACGCCTTTTTCACTGTAATTGATTACTTCATTGGCGATTATTGGCACTGATGATGTTATTGTTTTTTCAGGGGTGTTTTCACCCTTTATCATAGTTTCTTTTCCTGTGAGCAACCAAATGGGATTAATATCGGGGAACTTATTAGTTATAAGTTTTAATATTTCAGAGCTCACTTTATTTCTCCCCGAACGTATATGTGTTATTTTTGCTTCTGAAAGACCGTCAATTTCTTGTGCAAGTTTGTATCCTGAATATCCTTTATACTTCATTACTTCAATGAAGCGTTGATTAATTTCAGGAATTTCACTTAACTTTTGTTGTGTATCTGAATTATCCTTCATATCTTTGCAAAAATTTAAAGATTAAACGTTATGAGTGATATTATTATTATCCTGTTGTTGCTTGTGATTGTATGGCTCTTATTGTGCCATAAAACCAATTCAAAAGTTATTATAGACCAGCGCCAAATATACGCTTCTGATGATGAGTTAGAGCAATATGTTGAGAAATTAGAGGTGTTTTTACACTACATTTTGAGCCGAAATAAAGATGAATACAACGTTTATAGAGAGGCTTTGGATTATATACAACGCAGGCGTGGCGTTATCTTAGCAAAAGAAAAGAAACAAGCTCTAAGCGTACTCATAAAGCAACACAAGGAGATGTTGGCTAAAAAAGGGAACTAATAGTGCTGAATATCTTTATAGTGGTATCCACGGGGAGGTTGTAATCGGACAGCGTCCCCTTTATTTTTTGTAACACAGTTTCACGTTCTTGCCAAAACGCCTCAAACCCTCCTTTATTTAAATCATCGTCCCATTCATCAGAATTATATTGTAAACAGTATCCATAATCTACACTATATTTTGCTACTTCAAAACGATAATTGTACCGTTTATTGGTACACAGGTATTCAAAAATAGCTTCTACTTTAAGACGTTGCCAATTAGGCAAATACTTTTCTTGCAAATCACTTGCAAAAATCTCTTCATCAGCTTTCTTTAACGCTTTTAGAACCTCATCAATATCTTTTCCCTTGAATATATTTAGTTCTGTTGTCATATTTTTTCAAAATCTCTTCAAAAAAAATTACACTGAAAATCAATTACTTATAAAATACTTTACATTTTTATAGTAAAAAGCTGCTTAAAAATTTGCATACTTAACAAATGTGTTGTATCTTTGCCCTGTGAAAATAAAAGTAAAAGCGTTTAGCGATTTTTACTTGGCAAAAGTACAAAATAAAATGAAACTAACAAAAGAAGCGAGAAAAAAAATGCTTGATAAAACAATCGCAAGAGCATTGGAAGATAAGTTAAATGTGAGTTATTGGACGTTGGTAAAGTGGCGTTCAGCGGATAAAACACCTCTATATCATCGTTCAGAAGCAATAAGAGATAAGGTGATAGAGGTACTCAAAATGACAGAAGAAGAAGCATTTACTGAAAATGAAGAATAAGATATGTTAAGTAGAGTAGAAAGATTAAACGATGATATTAACGCACTATTCGCAAGTGAGCGTGAGGAGTTGTGGGCAATGCAAGGTGTAGTGCCTAACACGGTGGACTTAATGGCAATGGCGATTGAACGTTATGAGGACAGCAAGCGTGCTAAGAGATTGCTACGTGTTCCTGAGGTGGCTGAGTACTTAGGGGTATCGGATTATATTGTGCGTACGTGGCTAACAAGTGGGGTATTGAAGAACGAGAACCTTGCAGGAGGGCAGTCGCTTATAAGCGTAAAACAGTTGGAAGACTTGAAGGAGAAAGACCCCAACAAAATACTAAGAAAGATGAAGAGAAACAAATAAAGCGACACTTCACAGCGTCGCCTTATAAAATTATTAATAATAATAATCTTTAAACGATGGCAAAATTACAACAAATGAATGAGATGACCAAACAAAATAGCCAAATTCTTCTAATTGACGGCTATGTAACAATGAATGGCAAGCGCTATGATGAGTGCGTGCCATTTGAAAGAGAGGCGTTTAATGAGGCGCTCGGACAAGAACTACACCCAGATACTGCGAGGGTGAGTGATATAACCTTCAATAAGATTATTGAGCAATTGCAATCAGACCCCAACGGCAACAATGAGCAATGGGGGTTGTGCTACAAAGACAACTATTACGATTTTATCCTGTACGCTGACGCAAGAGGTACTTATAGCGAGAGTAGCAGAAGAGTAAATGGTGAATGGTTACCTATTGAGTTTACAGATGAACAATGGGCAGAAATTGAAGGCTTATTAGATGTTGAAGGGCAAGTGCAAGAGATGTTAGCAGAAAGGCGATATAGAGAGGAGATAGCAGAAGAAGAGCGAATGCCTGAGCTTGCCGATTACAACGGTTATGGTTTCTTAACAGTTTAAAATCTTACAGCAATGAAAAAACAAGTAACAATATTAGAAGTAGGTAAATGCTACCGAGTGAAGTATGAGAATATTAGTTGGTGCATAAGAATTTACGAAAAGATAGTCATTACTGAAAATCTTACACTATTGTCAGCCATAGAGGTAGGTTATACTTCTATTAATATGAGAAGTTACATATCTGCTAATATCTATCAACAAAATGAAAATAGCAAGTATGAAGTGCAAGAGATTAGCAATAGTGAATTTATGCACGAGTTTCGCTCCAAGCGTAATGAGATAAACAAACTGATTAGAAAAATCTCCAATTAATTCATACACGTAGAAAAGTGCCGTGTTTCCTTAAATCTGTACATAATTCATCACGACAACGCACGGCACTTTCTTTAAGAACAATAATTAACAATTAAATATACAGAAGAATGAGTTTAATAAAAAAAGCAAATGAGCTTACAATTCAGACTAAAATTAAAGCCCTTATATATGGGCAGGCTGGTACAGGGAAGACTACCCTTGCGCTATCATCACCAAAGCCGCTACTTTTTGACTTCGACAACGGCGTACACCGTGTGAACTTCGCACACTTGCAAGATGTGGACACTGTACAGATACGCTCTTATCAGGACTTCTTGGACGTGCTTGCGAATGAAAATCTAACTCCTTATGAAACCTTTGTTATTGATACAGGAGGAAAGATGTTAGACTTTATGGGCGAGTATATCATTAAGAATAACCCCAAAATGGGAAAAGCAAATGGTATGCTAACACTACAAGGCTTTGGAGAACGTAAGATGATGTTTTCAGCACTTGTAAAACGTATTAGCATAATGAACAAGCACGTGGTATTCGTCGCTCATAGGGAAACAAAAACAGAAGGCGACGACACTCGCTACATTCCTCAATTCGGAGGCACAAACTATGACAACCTTGTGACAGAGTTAGACCTTGTAGGGTATGTAGAAGCGCAAGGTCGTGAGCGTACTATCACATTTGACCCCACTTCACGCAATGACGGCAAGAACTCGTGCAATTTGCCTCCGCTCTTTAAGATACCTACCATTATTGATGAGCAGGGCAACCCTACCGCACCTAACGACTTCTTCACAACGCACGTAATTGAGGCGTATAATGCGAGATTAGAACAACACCGCAAGGCTAATGAGGCATACCAAAAGCTCATTAAAGAGATTGACGACAATATAGCGGTTATCACAGATATAGACAGCCTCAACGAAACTGCTCAACGAATACAGGAGTGGCAACATATCGGCAACTCTAAGATAGTAGCGGGGCGCAAACTCAATGAGAAAGCGGCGACTTTGAATGCAAAATTCAACAAAGAAAGCAAGCAGTATGAAGCAGTATAATATATATCCTACGTTGTTGGATAGTTTTACCAACTATCTTAATTCATCAGTAATCTATCAGCAATTTTGGGGCTCATCTGAAGCCCCAACGCTGACAGAGGAAGAGTACGAGCGTCAAGCATTTCAAGAACTCATTAACCGCATTAATAGAGTGCCTTTTGAGAGTGAAGCTGCTGACAAGGGTACAGCGTTCAATGAGATTATAGACTGCATAGTTGAGGGGCGCAAGAGTACTAAGATAGATATTCACAGCGAGGGCGAGGTTATAACAGCGACAATCAATGGCAGGATATTCGTGTTTTCAAAGGAACTTGCTAAGAGCATTGCAACGCCTTTGAAAGAGGAAAACGCACTTACTCAATATCGAGTTGAGGGTACTATTAGCACTCAATATGGTGAAGTCTTTTTGTATGGATATTTAGACTACTTGCTACCATTCAAGGTGGTAGATTTAAAGACAACAGGCAAATACAATGCTTTCAAGTACCGCAACAATTGGCAACACATTGTATATCCTTACTGCTTGAACCAGCAAGGTGTTGAGATAAGTAATTTTGAATATTTAGTCACCGATTTTAAGAGTGTGTATAAAGAGACTTACGCTTATATGCCTAAGTTAGATATGCCACGATTAAATGAGGTATGCGAGCGGTTTATTGAGTTTTTGGAGAGCAACCGAGAACTAATTACTGACAAGAAGATTTTTAATGAAAAAACTGCATAAAAGTAGAAGTTTTTATAAACACGAATGAGTAAAACCAGCAGTCGTGAGGTTTTCGCACCTAAGCTTTTCAAGAAATAGTAAGTAGACTGCTACCTCTTATAGATGTGGGAGAGAACCCCTTAAATAAAATAAAATTTAAAGGTTTTTCTAAAATAGAGAACGGCACAGGTTTTTGGCTTATAAAAACAGTAATTTAATTTAAAAACACTATGGAAATACAAGGACAAATTAAAGTAATATTTGCTACTGAAACAGTAGGACAAAATGGCTTTCAAAAGCGTGATTTGGTTATCACCACCGATGGGCAATATCCACAAGATATTATCATTCAATTTACACAAGGCAATTGCGCATTGTTGGACACCTTACAAGTAGGGCAGAGGGTAAAAGTACACTTTAACCTGCAAGGGCGGGAATGGACAAGCCCGCAAGGTGAGGTGAAATACTTCAATACAGTATTAGGGTGGAAAATTGAACTCATTCAAACCACGAATGTAGCGCAATCTCAATACCAACAATCTCCCCAAGGTTACGCACAAGCACCACAGGGATATACACCCCCAGCGCACCCTCCACAACAAGGGCAACCGCAATACCAGCAGGCGCAAATTTTTAACAATATGGGGCAAGCACCCGCACAAGAAGATGACGGAATGCCTTTTTAAGGAAAAACAAAAAGCAAGTATCAAAAGGGATAGTAGCAGGTTCGAGTCCTGCCTTGCTTTCAAAGATAATAACAATGAAAAATATACAATTAATAACGATAATAGTATGCTTGTTTTTAGACTTTTCCCTAATCATTGGTAAAGACTACATTAGAGCAACGCACGCAATGGTAATAGCAATATTCCTATTGTTAATATTGAAAGATAATGAAAATGACAACGAATAATGGAAGCACTAAAAAAAGAAGCAAAAGATATTCAGAGTTATTTAGAAATTGAATGTTCTGATAGCCCTGAGGAAATGGTAGAGCGCATTAAAACGCTATCTGTTTATTTAGCACGTAGTGGAGAAATGCTTGCAAAGGCAAAGTACCTCTACAACCAACGTACAACGCTGGAAATTACAAAAACTATCATTGCCATAGCAAAGGAGCAATATCTATCGGCAACAGCTCAAAATGCCTTAGTTAAAGGTATAGCTCAAGATGAACAATTTCTTGTAGATTGGGTGGAGCGTATCAACCGCTCTTGTACTCATCAGATAGAAGCCCTTAGAAGTCTTTTGAGTTATGAGAAAGAGAATTTAAGGATAACAAAAACAGGGTATTAAGAAAGTAAAAAATATTTAACTATGTATGAAATAACAAACACAAACTATCAGCCTATGCAAGAGTTGATTAAAATCACCGAAAAAAATGGCAATAAAGCAGTATCAGCAAGAGAATTACACAAATTCTTAGAAATTACTGAAAGATTTAGTAATTGGTTTGAAAGAATGTTGCAGTATGGGTTTGTTGAAAACCACGATTTTACAAGTGTTAAAAGTTTTACGCTTGTGAATAATGGTGCGCAAAGAGAGTTAGAAGACTACGCCCTCACTCTTGATTGTGCAAAAGAGATTTCAATGCTACAACGCTCTGAAAGGGGCAAAATGGCACGCCAATATTTTATTGAGTGTGAAAAGCAACTAAGAGCAAAAGAACAAGCACACCAACAAATTCCTCAATCATTTTCAGAAGCATTGCGATTAGCAGCTGAACAAGCCGAGAGGATAGAAGCCCAACAAAAGCAACTGCAAGCGCAAGCGCCTAAGGTATTATTTGCAGACACAGTAATAGGCTCTCAATCTTCCTGCCTTATTGGTGAACTTGCTAAACTCATCACTCAAAAAGGCTATGAGATAGGAGAAAAGAGGCTTTTCAAGTGGTTACGAGAAAATCACTACTTAGGCACACGAGGCGAGTACTATAACATTCCTAACCAACAATACATTGAGCAAGGACTTTTTGAATTAAAGAAAGGCACACGCTCAGGAAGCGGCGGGGTAATGCACACTACTATTACTCCAAAAGTAACAGGCAAAGGGCAAGTTTATTTTGTTAATAAGTTCCTTAAAACAATATAAAAGAATTGTAATTTTTCCATTGTGCACCCCGATAGGCAAGCACTCACGTTCGAGCCGTGAGCGGGGGCTATAAAAACCGATTTGAAAGGAGATTGAGTGCGCATAAATCTTTTTTTAAATCTCTAATTTCAAATCAAAAAATGAATGAGTATCAAGAGTTTTTAAAATCAAAGGAACGAAAAGTAGCCGAAGCGGGTTTTGAACTTCCTGATGAAGAATTAAACCCTAACCTATTCAACTTTCAGCGTTACATCGTGAGCAAAGCACTAAGAATGGGGCGGTATGCCATATTCGCCGATTGCGGACTTGGAAAGACCTTAATGCAATTGGAATGGGCACACCAAGTAAGTAAGCACACACAGAAGCCAGTGCTAATACTTTGCCCTCTGGCGGTAGCCTATCAAACCATATCAGAGGGGCAAAAGTTCGGTATTAAGGTAGAAAAGTATCACGACAACGAACCATTACAAGGCGTGTACATCAGCAATTACGAGCAGTTGGATAATATCAATACTGCTCAATTCGTAGGGGTAGTGCTTGATGAGAGTTCAATATTAAAGAACTTCACCGGAAAGTATAAGAATGCCTTAATTAAGGCTTTCAAAAACACTCCTTACAAATTGTGTTGTACGGCAACTCCAAGCCCTAATGACTTGAATGAGATAGGCAACCACTCCGAGTTTCTTAATGTATTAGATGCTCAGGATATGCGGGCTAAGTGGTTCGTGCGTGATGAGGGAATGAACAACTACCGCCTTAAAGGACACGCCACTAATGACTTCTATGGGTGGATTAGTTCGTGGGCAACTATGCTTACAAAACCCTCAGATATAGGATTTAGCGCTGAGGGCTATGAGTTGCCAAAACTAAACTACATCGAAAAGGAAATACAGACACAGAAGCGTGATAATGGTATGCTTTTCAACCCTTACTCGGTAAGTGCTACCGAGTTCCAAAAGGAATTACGCAACACACTTGACCAACGCATTGAAGCGGTAGCCGAGATTGTGAATAATTCCGATGAGGCATTTATTGTTTGGGTAAATCAAAATGAAGAGGAAAAGAAAGTACTTGAACTCATACCCGATGCGGTAGCGGTGAATGGTAGCGAAAAAACAGAGGTCAAAGAAAAGAAACTACTCGGATTTGCTAATGGTGAATTTAGGGTATTGGTAACCAAGAAGAAAATAGCCCAGTTCGGTATGAATTTTCAGAATTGCCATAATCAAATATTCGCAAGCCTTGACTTCTCATTCGAGGGCACATACCAAGCCGTAAGGAGGTCTTATCGCTTTGGACAAACAAAAGAAGTAAACATCTATTTCATAACCACTGACACAATGGAAAATGTAAAACAAACAAGAGAACGCAAAGAACAACAATTTAAGGAAATGCAGGACCAGATGAATAAATTCATAAACGGTAACGCTTTCGGACTACTCAATTCGTATGAGTTTAAAGAAGTGAAAACGCCTAATTATTGGCTGATGAAAGGCGACAGTTGCATTGAGATTAAACGCATTCCTGATAACTCAGTAGATTTAATCATATTCAGCCCCCCGTTTAGTTCGTTATTCACCTACTCTAACTACATTCACGATATGGGGAATAATGAAAGCCACGAAGATTTCTTTAAGCAATACACATTCCTTTTACACGATTTGTATAGAATATTGAAGCCTGGCAGGCTAATGGTTTGCCACACCAAAGATTTGGCGGTATATAAGAATTCAAGCGGTTATACCGGACTATACGACTTCACGGGAGACCACCATAGAGCCGTTGAGGCGGTAGGATTTAAATATCACTCTAAGGTGAATATCTGGACCGACCCAGTTTTGGAAATGCAACGTACCAAAACGCAACGACTTCTATACAAGCAACTGCGTAAGGATAGTAGTTACACGGGGGTAGGGCTACCTGAATATTGCACTATATTTCGCAAGTGGGAAGGAAATGAGGAAGATTGGACACCAATTAACAACAAGAATAAAGAGAATTTTCCATTAGATGTTTGGCAACATTGGGCATCGCCTACTTGGAATGTAGAGAAGGGAGATATTGACCATCTACACGAAGTAATGGAAGATTACAAAGTAAATACGTGGTTTGATATTAAGCGTACTGATGTACTCAACGGAAAGAAAGAGGCTACTGATTTAGGCGATGAAAAGCACATTGCACCGTTGCAATTATCAGTTATCAAGCGTTGTGTGCAGATGTGGAGCAATAAGGGAGAAACTGTATTTACACCATTCTTAGGAATAGGAAGTGAGATATACGAGGCAGTTACATTAGAACGCTACGGTATAGGCATAGAACTCAAAGATAAGTATTTTGAAACCGCCGTTAAGAATATTAATATGGTAACCGAGAAGCAACGACAATTAACGTTATTCTAATAACTCATT is from Capnocytophaga ochracea DSM 7271 and encodes:
- a CDS encoding MerR family transcriptional regulator, which produces MLSRVERLNDDINALFASEREELWAMQGVVPNTVDLMAMAIERYEDSKRAKRLLRVPEVAEYLGVSDYIVRTWLTSGVLKNENLAGGQSLISVKQLEDLKEKDPNKILRKMKRNK
- a CDS encoding Acb2/Tad1 domain-containing protein, with the translated sequence MTAEFKELKKELDSLLAKVEQLPRTRELSLVITKLEEGTMWLEKEIRKQEK
- a CDS encoding DUF3127 domain-containing protein, whose protein sequence is MEIQGQIKVIFATETVGQNGFQKRDLVITTDGQYPQDIIIQFTQGNCALLDTLQVGQRVKVHFNLQGREWTSPQGEVKYFNTVLGWKIELIQTTNVAQSQYQQSPQGYAQAPQGYTPPAHPPQQGQPQYQQAQIFNNMGQAPAQEDDGMPF
- a CDS encoding XRE family transcriptional regulator; its protein translation is MKDNSDTQQKLSEIPEINQRFIEVMKYKGYSGYKLAQEIDGLSEAKITHIRSGRNKVSSEILKLITNKFPDINPIWLLTGKETMIKGENTPEKTITSSVPIIANEVINYSEKGVPYYNVDFTNGFMGVVEFENIKPDYYINYPPANNCDFWINATGRSMENMINHGDIVAVKEVDLSWFPLGEIYAIVTSNGYRLIKRITESRNKKCFRLVSENPDKDNYPDQDIPKQYITRLFKVIIASKIIS
- a CDS encoding ATP-binding protein; this encodes MSLIKKANELTIQTKIKALIYGQAGTGKTTLALSSPKPLLFDFDNGVHRVNFAHLQDVDTVQIRSYQDFLDVLANENLTPYETFVIDTGGKMLDFMGEYIIKNNPKMGKANGMLTLQGFGERKMMFSALVKRISIMNKHVVFVAHRETKTEGDDTRYIPQFGGTNYDNLVTELDLVGYVEAQGRERTITFDPTSRNDGKNSCNLPPLFKIPTIIDEQGNPTAPNDFFTTHVIEAYNARLEQHRKANEAYQKLIKEIDDNIAVITDIDSLNETAQRIQEWQHIGNSKIVAGRKLNEKAATLNAKFNKESKQYEAV
- a CDS encoding phage antirepressor Ant — translated: MYEITNTNYQPMQELIKITEKNGNKAVSARELHKFLEITERFSNWFERMLQYGFVENHDFTSVKSFTLVNNGAQRELEDYALTLDCAKEISMLQRSERGKMARQYFIECEKQLRAKEQAHQQIPQSFSEALRLAAEQAERIEAQQKQLQAQAPKVLFADTVIGSQSSCLIGELAKLITQKGYEIGEKRLFKWLRENHYLGTRGEYYNIPNQQYIEQGLFELKKGTRSGSGGVMHTTITPKVTGKGQVYFVNKFLKTI
- a CDS encoding glycoside hydrolase family 73 protein — its product is MTPKEFIKQYKPFALETERKTGISHLFILAQAALESSWGKNVPGNMFFGVKAGKDTPANKKQLLTTTEILSGPNLKHLFPLVVSVKMLPSGKYKYTVKDWFRKYDTPEECFTDHAQFFFKNKRYAKALLVRSDPYKFAEEVAKAGYATAPNYADSLKKLIKKMEENDSRI
- a CDS encoding DNA methyltransferase — translated: MNEYQEFLKSKERKVAEAGFELPDEELNPNLFNFQRYIVSKALRMGRYAIFADCGLGKTLMQLEWAHQVSKHTQKPVLILCPLAVAYQTISEGQKFGIKVEKYHDNEPLQGVYISNYEQLDNINTAQFVGVVLDESSILKNFTGKYKNALIKAFKNTPYKLCCTATPSPNDLNEIGNHSEFLNVLDAQDMRAKWFVRDEGMNNYRLKGHATNDFYGWISSWATMLTKPSDIGFSAEGYELPKLNYIEKEIQTQKRDNGMLFNPYSVSATEFQKELRNTLDQRIEAVAEIVNNSDEAFIVWVNQNEEEKKVLELIPDAVAVNGSEKTEVKEKKLLGFANGEFRVLVTKKKIAQFGMNFQNCHNQIFASLDFSFEGTYQAVRRSYRFGQTKEVNIYFITTDTMENVKQTRERKEQQFKEMQDQMNKFINGNAFGLLNSYEFKEVKTPNYWLMKGDSCIEIKRIPDNSVDLIIFSPPFSSLFTYSNYIHDMGNNESHEDFFKQYTFLLHDLYRILKPGRLMVCHTKDLAVYKNSSGYTGLYDFTGDHHRAVEAVGFKYHSKVNIWTDPVLEMQRTKTQRLLYKQLRKDSSYTGVGLPEYCTIFRKWEGNEEDWTPINNKNKENFPLDVWQHWASPTWNVEKGDIDHLHEVMEDYKVNTWFDIKRTDVLNGKKEATDLGDEKHIAPLQLSVIKRCVQMWSNKGETVFTPFLGIGSEIYEAVTLERYGIGIELKDKYFETAVKNINMVTEKQRQLTLF